One window of Fusobacterium polymorphum genomic DNA carries:
- a CDS encoding YbaB/EbfC family nucleoid-associated protein, which translates to MVRKLKGAKTAGGNQADIVKQAQVMQQQMLEVQEQLKSKEVSSSVGGGAVSVKVNGQKELIEVKLSDEVLKDAANDKEMLEDLILTAVKDAMAKADELAEGEMAKVTGGINIPGLF; encoded by the coding sequence ATGGTTAGAAAACTAAAAGGAGCAAAAACGGCAGGAGGAAACCAAGCTGATATTGTTAAACAAGCACAAGTAATGCAACAACAAATGTTAGAGGTTCAAGAACAATTAAAATCAAAAGAAGTTAGTTCATCAGTTGGTGGAGGAGCCGTTTCAGTAAAAGTAAATGGACAAAAAGAACTTATAGAAGTAAAATTATCTGATGAAGTATTAAAAGATGCTGCAAATGATAAAGAAATGTTAGAAGATTTAATACTTACAGCTGTTAAAGATGCAATGGCTAAGGCTGATGAATTAGCTGAAGGAGAAATGGCAAAAGTAACAGGTGGAATAAACATTCCTGGTTTATTCTAG
- a CDS encoding lysophospholipid acyltransferase family protein, producing the protein MEENKKYRILGTLLYYVLRIISSTLKIEITNKYEIDMQKPHIYGFWHSKLFITPIFFRNVEKKLAMSSPTKDGELISVPLEKMGYILVRGSSDKKSISSTISLLKYLKKGYSIGTPLDGPKGPKEEPKKGLLYLSQKTSVPLVPVGISYSKKWILKKTWDKFEIPKPFSKVKIFLGEPILINEEEDLDKYVEIVKNGINKLNNQIEF; encoded by the coding sequence ATGGAAGAAAATAAAAAATATAGAATTTTAGGAACATTACTTTATTATGTTTTAAGAATAATCTCTTCTACTTTGAAAATAGAAATTACAAATAAATATGAAATTGACATGCAGAAACCACATATATATGGATTTTGGCATAGTAAACTTTTCATAACTCCAATATTTTTTAGGAATGTAGAAAAAAAACTTGCAATGTCAAGTCCAACAAAAGATGGAGAATTAATTTCTGTTCCTCTTGAAAAAATGGGATATATTTTAGTGAGAGGTTCATCTGATAAAAAATCAATTTCAAGCACAATATCACTTTTAAAATATCTAAAAAAAGGTTATTCAATAGGGACACCATTAGATGGTCCAAAAGGTCCAAAAGAAGAACCTAAAAAAGGACTTCTATATCTATCTCAAAAAACTTCTGTACCACTTGTTCCAGTAGGGATTTCATATAGTAAAAAGTGGATATTAAAAAAGACTTGGGATAAATTTGAAATACCTAAACCTTTTTCTAAGGTAAAAATATTTTTAGGTGAACCAATATTAATTAATGAAGAAGAAGATTTAGATAAATATGTAGAAATTGTAAAAAATGGAATTAATAAATTAAACAATCAAATAGAATTTTAA
- the metG gene encoding methionine--tRNA ligase, with amino-acid sequence MKKNFFVSTPIYYVNGDPHVGSAYTTIAADVINRYNKAMGMDTHFMTGLDEHGQKVEQAAEQNGYTPQAWTDKMTPNFKNMWAALEIKYDDFIRTTEDRHKKAVKRILDMVNAKGDIYKGEYEGKYCVSCETFFPENQLNGSNKCPDCGKELTILKEESYFFKMSKYADALLKHIEEHPDFILPHSRRNEVISFIKQGLQDLSISRNTFTWGIPIDFAPGHITYVWFDALTNYLTSAGFENNDEKFNKFWNNARVVHLIGKDIIRFHAIIWPCMLLSAGIKLPDSIVAHGWWTSEGEKMSKSRGNVVNPYDEIKKYGVDAFRYYLLREANFGTDGDYSTKGIIGRLNSDLANDLGNLLNRTLGMYKKYFNDVIVSSSASEAIDEEIKSMFNEVIKDVEKYMYLFEFSRALETIWRFISRLNKYIDETMPWALAKDESKKDRLAAVMNILCEGLYKIAFLIAPYMPMSAQKISNQLGIDKDITDVKFDDVKEWNIFKEGHKLGEASPIFPRIEIEKEEVVETKKELKIENPVDIKEFNKIEIKVVEILEVDKVKDADKLLKFKVFDGEFERQIISGLAKFYPDFKKLVGEKVLAVANLKFTKLKGEISQGMLLTTEDKNGVSLIKIDKSIEAGAIVS; translated from the coding sequence ATGAAAAAGAATTTTTTTGTAAGTACACCAATATATTATGTAAATGGTGATCCTCATGTAGGAAGTGCCTACACAACAATAGCGGCAGATGTTATAAATAGATATAATAAAGCAATGGGAATGGATACTCATTTTATGACAGGGCTTGATGAACATGGACAAAAAGTGGAACAAGCTGCTGAGCAAAATGGTTACACTCCACAAGCTTGGACAGATAAAATGACTCCTAATTTTAAAAATATGTGGGCAGCTTTAGAAATTAAATATGATGATTTTATTAGAACGACAGAAGATAGACATAAAAAAGCAGTAAAAAGAATTTTAGATATGGTTAATGCAAAAGGAGATATTTATAAAGGAGAATATGAAGGGAAATATTGTGTTTCTTGTGAAACATTTTTTCCAGAAAATCAACTAAATGGAAGCAATAAATGTCCTGACTGTGGGAAAGAACTTACAATTTTAAAAGAAGAATCATATTTCTTTAAAATGTCCAAATATGCAGATGCTCTTTTAAAACATATAGAAGAACATCCAGATTTCATTTTACCTCATTCTCGTAGAAATGAAGTAATTTCTTTTATTAAACAAGGTTTACAAGATTTATCCATATCAAGAAATACATTTACTTGGGGAATTCCAATAGATTTTGCACCAGGACATATTACTTATGTATGGTTTGATGCTTTAACAAACTATCTTACATCAGCTGGATTTGAAAATAATGATGAGAAGTTTAATAAATTCTGGAATAATGCAAGGGTTGTGCATTTAATAGGAAAAGATATAATCAGATTCCATGCTATTATTTGGCCTTGTATGTTATTATCTGCTGGAATAAAATTACCTGACAGTATAGTTGCACATGGTTGGTGGACATCAGAGGGAGAAAAGATGTCTAAGTCAAGAGGTAATGTTGTAAACCCTTATGATGAAATTAAAAAATATGGTGTAGATGCTTTTAGATATTATCTTTTAAGAGAAGCTAATTTTGGAACTGATGGAGATTACTCTACAAAAGGTATAATAGGAAGATTAAATTCAGATTTAGCAAATGACTTAGGAAATTTATTAAATAGAACATTAGGAATGTATAAAAAATATTTTAATGATGTAATAGTTTCTTCTTCAGCCTCTGAAGCAATAGATGAAGAAATTAAATCAATGTTTAATGAAGTGATTAAAGATGTTGAAAAATATATGTATCTATTTGAATTTTCAAGAGCATTAGAAACTATTTGGAGATTTATTTCAAGATTAAATAAATATATAGATGAAACTATGCCTTGGGCTTTAGCAAAAGATGAAAGTAAAAAAGATAGACTTGCTGCTGTTATGAATATTTTATGTGAAGGACTATATAAAATAGCATTTTTAATAGCTCCATATATGCCTATGTCTGCTCAAAAAATTTCAAATCAATTAGGTATAGACAAAGATATAACTGATGTAAAATTTGATGATGTAAAAGAATGGAATATTTTTAAAGAAGGACATAAACTTGGAGAAGCAAGTCCAATATTCCCAAGAATTGAAATTGAAAAAGAAGAAGTGGTTGAAACTAAAAAAGAATTAAAAATAGAAAATCCAGTGGATATTAAAGAATTTAATAAAATTGAAATTAAAGTTGTTGAGATTTTAGAGGTTGATAAGGTTAAAGATGCAGATAAACTTCTTAAATTTAAAGTTTTTGATGGGGAATTTGAAAGACAAATAATTTCAGGACTAGCAAAATTCTACCCTGATTTTAAAAAATTAGTTGGTGAAAAAGTTTTAGCAGTAGCTAATTTAAAGTTCACTAAATTAAAGGGAGAAATATCACAAGGAATGTTACTTACAACAGAAGATAAAAATGGAGTTTCACTGATTAAAATTGATAAATCAATAGAAGCTGGAGCTATTGTAAGTTAG
- a CDS encoding tetratricopeptide repeat protein yields MKKIISKKDEEFLENVEYFSEIIDRINDIQTDNNYSDEEMNNDLDVALWRAFVYINLWSYKGYAKAEKILKRVEKKGRENPIWCYRYGVSIARLRKYEEALKYFILGTEVDSTYPWNWLELGRMYYKFGELDNVYKCIEKGLELVPNDYEFLTLKDDVKNDRGYFYSINHYINEEVDKTEDRGLDFSDEKEWKKFLKETHYGEKCL; encoded by the coding sequence ATGAAAAAAATTATTAGTAAGAAAGACGAAGAATTTTTGGAAAATGTAGAATATTTTAGTGAAATAATAGATAGAATAAATGACATTCAAACTGATAATAATTATTCTGATGAAGAAATGAATAATGATTTAGATGTAGCCCTTTGGAGAGCTTTTGTATATATTAATTTATGGAGTTATAAAGGATATGCAAAAGCTGAAAAAATATTAAAAAGAGTGGAGAAAAAAGGAAGAGAAAACCCTATTTGGTGTTATAGATATGGAGTATCTATTGCAAGACTTAGAAAATATGAAGAAGCTTTAAAATATTTTATATTGGGAACAGAAGTAGACTCTACTTATCCTTGGAACTGGTTAGAGCTTGGTAGAATGTACTATAAATTTGGGGAACTTGACAATGTTTATAAATGTATAGAAAAAGGTTTAGAGCTTGTTCCAAATGACTATGAATTTTTAACTTTAAAAGATGATGTAAAAAATGATAGAGGATATTTTTATTCTATAAATCACTATATAAATGAAGAAGTGGATAAAACAGAAGATAGAGGTTTAGATTTTAGTGATGAAAAAGAATGGAAAAAATTTTTAAAAGAAACTCATTATGGAGAAAAATGTCTTTAA
- the galU gene encoding UTP--glucose-1-phosphate uridylyltransferase GalU produces MKKVTKAVIPAAGLGTRVLPATKALPKEMLTIVDKPSLQYIVEELVASGITDIVIITGRNKNSIEDHFDFSYELENTLKNDHKSELLDKVSHISNMANIYYVRQNMPLGLGHAILKAKSFIGDEPFVIALGDDIIYNPEKPVTKQMIEKYEVYGKSIIGCQEVAKEDVSKYGIAKLGDRFDEATYQMLDFLEKPSLDSAPSRTACLGRYLLLGKVFKYLEETKPGKNGEIQLTDGILAMMKDNEEVLAYNFIGKRYDIGSKFGLLKANIEFGLRNEETKEDIKEYLKNLDIEKI; encoded by the coding sequence ATGAAAAAGGTTACTAAGGCTGTCATTCCTGCTGCTGGATTAGGAACAAGAGTTTTACCAGCAACAAAGGCACTGCCAAAAGAAATGCTTACAATAGTTGATAAACCATCTTTACAATACATAGTTGAAGAATTAGTTGCTTCTGGGATAACAGATATTGTGATAATAACAGGAAGAAATAAAAATTCAATAGAAGATCATTTTGATTTCTCTTATGAATTGGAAAACACTTTAAAAAATGATCATAAATCAGAATTATTAGATAAAGTCTCCCATATTTCAAATATGGCTAATATTTATTATGTAAGACAGAATATGCCGCTTGGTTTAGGACATGCAATATTAAAAGCTAAATCTTTTATTGGAGATGAACCTTTTGTTATTGCTTTAGGAGATGATATTATATACAATCCTGAAAAACCAGTTACTAAACAGATGATAGAAAAATATGAAGTATATGGAAAAAGTATAATAGGCTGTCAAGAAGTAGCAAAAGAAGATGTTTCTAAATATGGAATAGCAAAGTTAGGTGATAGATTTGATGAAGCTACTTATCAAATGTTAGACTTTTTGGAAAAACCTTCTTTAGATTCTGCACCTTCAAGAACTGCTTGTTTAGGAAGATACCTACTTTTAGGAAAGGTATTTAAATATTTAGAAGAAACAAAACCTGGAAAAAATGGTGAGATTCAACTAACAGATGGAATACTTGCTATGATGAAAGATAACGAAGAGGTTTTAGCATATAATTTTATTGGTAAGAGATATGATATTGGAAGTAAATTTGGTTTACTAAAAGCTAATATTGAGTTTGGGCTTAGAAATGAAGAAACAAAAGAGGATATAAAAGAATATCTAAAAAATTTAGATATAGAAAAAATATAA
- a CDS encoding OmpA family protein: MKNRKIIASCMLALSLVGCTGLEAGNGAYTAGGAAGGAALGAIAGQVIGKDTKGTLIGAAVGSLLGMGWGAYRDNQEKELKAKLQGTQAEVKKDGNALVINLPGGVTFASDSANITSSFYSALNGIAQSLNNYPETRIQVNGYTDSTGNDAHNQELSQRRANAVAQYLVAQGVSSSRIVANGFGSSNPIASNSTQEGRLQNRRVEIKILPAQ, from the coding sequence ATGAAAAATAGAAAAATAATTGCAAGTTGTATGCTAGCTTTATCATTAGTTGGTTGTACTGGTTTAGAAGCAGGTAATGGTGCTTATACTGCTGGTGGAGCTGCTGGTGGAGCTGCACTTGGAGCTATTGCAGGACAAGTAATTGGAAAAGATACAAAAGGAACTTTAATTGGAGCTGCTGTTGGTTCTCTTCTAGGAATGGGTTGGGGAGCTTACAGAGATAACCAAGAAAAAGAATTGAAAGCTAAACTTCAAGGTACACAAGCAGAAGTTAAAAAAGATGGAAATGCTTTAGTAATAAATCTTCCAGGAGGAGTTACTTTCGCAAGTGATAGTGCTAATATAACATCTAGTTTCTATTCAGCACTTAATGGAATTGCTCAATCTTTAAATAACTATCCTGAAACTAGAATTCAAGTAAATGGATACACAGATAGTACTGGTAATGATGCTCATAACCAAGAATTATCTCAAAGAAGAGCAAATGCAGTTGCACAATATCTTGTAGCACAAGGTGTTTCATCTAGTAGAATAGTTGCAAATGGTTTTGGAAGTTCAAATCCTATTGCTTCTAACTCAACTCAAGAAGGAAGATTACAAAATAGAAGAGTTGAAATAAAAATATTACCAGCTCAATAA
- a CDS encoding sirohydrochlorin cobaltochelatase, translating to MSKKALFMVHFGTTHNDTKELTIDKMNKKFADEFKDYDLFTAYTSRIVLKRLKDRGEVFSTPIRVLNSLADQGYEELLVQTSHVIPGIEYENLVREVNSFSNKFKSIKIGKPLLYYIDDYKKCVEALADEYVPKNKKEALVLVCHGTDSPLATSYAMIEYVFDEYGYDNVFVVCTKAYPLMDTLLKKLRKNGIEEVRLAPFMFVAGEHAKNDMAVTYKNELEENGFKVNQVILKGLGEFDAIQNIFLNHLKLAIEKDDEDIADFKKEYSEKYL from the coding sequence ATGTCAAAAAAAGCATTGTTTATGGTTCACTTTGGGACTACTCATAATGATACAAAAGAACTTACAATAGATAAAATGAATAAAAAGTTTGCTGATGAATTTAAAGATTATGATTTATTTACAGCATATACATCAAGAATTGTTTTAAAAAGATTAAAAGATAGAGGAGAAGTTTTTAGTACACCAATTAGAGTATTAAATTCTTTGGCAGATCAAGGCTATGAAGAATTACTTGTGCAAACTTCTCATGTTATTCCAGGAATAGAATATGAAAATTTGGTAAGAGAAGTAAATTCTTTCTCTAATAAATTTAAAAGTATAAAAATAGGAAAACCACTTTTATATTATATTGATGATTATAAAAAATGTGTTGAAGCATTAGCAGATGAATATGTACCTAAAAATAAGAAAGAAGCTCTTGTTCTTGTTTGCCATGGAACAGACTCACCACTTGCTACTAGTTATGCTATGATAGAATATGTTTTTGATGAATATGGATATGATAATGTTTTTGTAGTTTGTACAAAAGCATATCCACTGATGGATACTTTACTGAAAAAATTAAGAAAAAATGGGATTGAAGAAGTTAGACTTGCTCCATTTATGTTTGTTGCTGGAGAACATGCAAAAAATGATATGGCAGTAACTTATAAAAATGAACTTGAAGAAAATGGCTTTAAAGTAAATCAAGTAATTCTAAAAGGTTTAGGAGAATTTGATGCAATTCAAAATATCTTTTTAAATCATTTAAAGTTAGCTATTGAAAAAGATGATGAAGATATTGCAGATTTCAAAAAAGAATATAGTGAGAAATATTTATAA